In the genome of Lathyrus oleraceus cultivar Zhongwan6 chromosome 4, CAAS_Psat_ZW6_1.0, whole genome shotgun sequence, the window TAAACTTCATTTGATCTGTCCAAAAACATCATTGGTATAATTGAAGACTTGAAAAGCACTTTAGCACAAAGTGGTGAATCTTGACCTCCAAACATCACAATTGATTGCAGGCAGTCACCATATGTTCTGGAAAAAATTCATAAGAAATGACATATATAAATTGGATAGAAAAAAAGCTAGGGTTACATGAAATGAAGCTCGAACATATAAATAATTAGTAGATCATAAAGTATAAGGTAAATTTATCCAAattgagaagaagaagaaaaaggaaCATACTTGGTAAAGTAGGTATGTATATCTCTTGTTGTGGTTGATGTGTTATGTTTTGAAAGTGTTAGGAAGAGACACCTATCCTCTTGCTTTACTCGAGTCCACTCTTGTGCATTTGGGTTTAGCTTGAATGTGTTTTCGATTTGTGTTGGGGGAGTTGAACTATTGGCTTCATTGTTTGGGTTTGTAGAATCCATTATGAAATAGAGATAGGGAGAGTATTGAAAGAGTGAAATTGGAGAGGAATAAAGAGTGGGGGTTATTTTTATAGATGAAAATATGACATTTTTCAATTATATTCAAATGAAGTTTTTAAGACAAGAAACAATGAATGTAAGGATATAATGTTTAGTCAACAACAAATGGATGAGATGACACAGATCTATTATCATTTAACTAGAAGTTTTGAATTTGAACTCATTTAAGACAATAAAATAGTGTTAAAATTTGAAATTAGTCTTGAAAATGTAATTTTTAAGAGTTTTGTCATCTTAGATAATCCTATGCAATTTAATGAATCGGTCTCTTCAATTACACGTAAATGATATTTGATTTATACCACAAATAAAATGTACATATTTTTTacaataataatatttttatttttattgataATATTGTAATAATAATGGTTATAATATCATAATTGAGATTATGctaataatatatatatatatatatatatatatatatatatatatatatatatatatatatatatatatatatatatatatataaagtataCAAATGGATTACACAAGTTCCAGAACTACCCTTATATTAAGTTTACAATTCTAAAATATCTCGTATTTTAAATATCTTAAAAGTGGGTATTTGAGTTTTGACTTTGATTGACTATTAAAAAAAGTTCAAGTCTATCATAAAATAATTGTTGCGTGTTAATTGAGTGATGACCGTATCATTCACTTGAAAAAAAATGTAAGAATGATAAAAAAGTTGATGATGTTTGAAGTTGGAAAGACTTCATTGGACTAGTCTAAATTGAAGCAAATAACATAATTGATATTTGAGTTTGATTTGCGTGGTGATTATTAGTTGGACAAGAATGTTACTTTcgttttaaaaaatttattttttaagtATGTTCTTTCAGGACAAGTAACATTTTAAGTTTAAGATTGTGATGACAAACTGTCAATGATTATTAATGTTGTTCTAATATTTTTGGGGAAAATGCATGATTTGAATATGAATTTTGATCATTTTTGAGACACATATAAAATCGAATGTTAAAAGAATAAAgaaaataagaattttgaagcaAGAGAAGAAAGAAGATGCTAGAAAAATTGTGGTGGAATTTTTATAGATCGTGATACgatttggaaaaaaaattagCATAATGTTGCGCGATTATAAGACATGTGAACCtaatt includes:
- the LOC127135703 gene encoding uncharacterized protein LOC127135703; this translates as MDSTNPNNEANSSTPPTQIENTFKLNPNAQEWTRVKQEDRCLFLTLSKHNTSTTTRDIHTYFTKTYGDCLQSIVMFGGQDSPLCAKVLFKSSIIPMMFLDRSNEVYIHIKGQRVLCKKYDPKKKQHH